From Saccharothrix espanaensis DSM 44229, the proteins below share one genomic window:
- the purS gene encoding phosphoribosylformylglycinamidine synthase subunit PurS — MARVVVDVMPKPEILDPQGQAVANALPRLGFDGITTVRQGKHFELEVADDVDDTALAKIAETFLANPVIEDFVVRRLDA, encoded by the coding sequence GTGGCCCGAGTCGTCGTCGACGTCATGCCGAAGCCCGAAATCCTCGACCCGCAAGGACAGGCGGTGGCCAACGCGCTGCCCCGTCTGGGTTTCGACGGAATCACCACTGTCCGCCAGGGCAAGCACTTCGAGTTGGAGGTCGCCGACGACGTCGACGACACCGCTCTCGCCAAGATCGCCGAGACCTTCCTCGCCAACCCGGTGATCGAGGACTTCGTCGTCAGGCGGCTCGACGCATGA
- a CDS encoding NAD-dependent epimerase/dehydratase family protein — MRILVLGGTVFLGKAIAAEAVRRGHDVVCAARGEGGPVPEGATHVPVDRNEGLGPLVGQSFDAVVDVATMSVSWVRDALRSLDAGHWTFVSSCSVYADHATPGGTRTLPPLEDDPTAEKTPDRYGSVKVASENAVRDAHDGALIVRAGLITGPGDKSDRFGYWANRLSRGGRVAVPDAPDQATQHVDVRDLADWIVGCAENGTGGTFDAIGPANPLSLVLGEIAGAVAPQGTELVRVPEAVLQEQEIVPWSGPRSLPLWLPDSHKALMFRDAGPVLAAGLRLRPTAETALASLEHERDLGLDRQRRAGLSSAEEESLLSALV; from the coding sequence ATGCGGATCCTGGTGCTGGGCGGGACGGTGTTCCTCGGCAAGGCGATCGCCGCCGAGGCGGTGCGGCGGGGTCACGACGTGGTGTGCGCGGCGCGCGGCGAGGGCGGGCCGGTGCCCGAGGGCGCGACGCACGTGCCCGTCGACCGGAACGAGGGGCTCGGACCGCTGGTCGGCCAGTCGTTCGACGCGGTGGTCGACGTCGCCACGATGTCGGTCTCCTGGGTCCGCGACGCCTTGCGCAGCCTCGACGCCGGGCACTGGACGTTCGTCTCCAGCTGCTCGGTCTACGCCGACCACGCCACCCCGGGCGGCACCCGCACGCTCCCGCCGCTCGAGGACGACCCGACCGCCGAGAAGACCCCGGACCGGTACGGCTCGGTGAAGGTCGCCAGCGAGAACGCGGTGCGCGACGCCCACGACGGCGCGCTGATCGTCCGCGCGGGCCTGATCACCGGCCCCGGCGACAAGAGCGACCGGTTCGGGTACTGGGCGAACCGGCTGTCCCGGGGCGGCCGGGTGGCCGTGCCGGACGCGCCGGACCAGGCCACCCAGCACGTCGACGTGCGCGACCTGGCCGACTGGATCGTCGGCTGCGCCGAGAACGGCACCGGCGGCACGTTCGACGCGATCGGTCCGGCCAACCCGCTGAGCCTGGTGCTCGGCGAGATCGCGGGCGCGGTCGCGCCGCAGGGCACCGAGCTGGTGCGGGTGCCGGAGGCGGTCCTGCAGGAGCAGGAGATCGTGCCGTGGTCCGGCCCGCGCAGCCTGCCGCTGTGGCTGCCGGACTCGCACAAGGCGCTGATGTTCCGGGACGCCGGGCCGGTGCTGGCCGCGGGCCTGCGGCTGCGCCCGACCGCCGAGACCGCGCTCGCCTCGCTGGAGCACGAACGCGATCTCGGCCTCGACCGGCAGCGCCGGGCGGGCCTCTCCTCGGCCGAGGAGGAGTCCCTGCTCAGCGCCCTGGTCTGA